A genomic segment from Mucilaginibacter terrenus encodes:
- a CDS encoding hybrid sensor histidine kinase/response regulator transcription factor, whose translation MSPYTRRLTFSKAVLTCVMLFAAFYGQAQQQPAAADPLSRLKDLTEVKDIKLFGDSLLKKARQQNNKVLEGRILSAVSYKCYKAGEEIEALKYAQQGAVVAPKSDSVTYVRLRTLIAWMYSRQGNSKEALKIAFAVLRESEQAGWKALVVDCKICISDLFRPVKNAANAIAYADQAAKESLAIKDTIRYVNAISMLANAYSNNPKPNSDLPPENLRKAVYYLETLLKKPFEDKLNLFAKVNIMGNLGMFYQDQNRFNEAEKITLAAYELAKKNNFVSLQKHDLRELMTIEIGRKDFKKAVEYGERALATQAEANSSRLMLVSTYRRLTEAYTGVGNYKLALKYSEKTRDLNDSLLSEDQQRIASDLDKRYKADTQLLVAAHNNTMLTQQRNFIILLGSVVLVILTIVYTWIAGRKKREAAALAEEHRQLAQLDTMKNRFLANISHELKTPLTLIMGPAEQLLNHNVVPEQQKSNLLAIQRNGKKLLDIVNELLDLGKIESGNITLKPSTVNIHELITLIFQSFTSAAEYKKVSYSLSCDIDRALTISIDRDKFEKIANNLISNALKFTPASHAVNVKATTTNGFVNFTVHDNGDGIHPDDVPYIFDRYFQSNRNTPAEGGTGIGLSIAKEFAELMGGTVKVESSYGLGSTFTAEIPIVAATKQDKAPKDAKQLSIIAKTTFLPVTESSTILLVEDHREMADYIISIIGQDYQVLTADSGISALSSLDSINRLPDLIISDVMMPGMDGFTLLDHLKAHPKYFKIPVIMLTALADSKSKMRALHTGVDDYLTKPFMRDELLARAANLINNAAFRDKPAPDEQKEDSLLVLPVACAQTDPEPLRDLSPSDMAWLATLEDTVRKFIGKTDLNLAMLSYEMAISERQLFRRIKAITGLTPNKYIRTIRLQIAREAIESGRYRTVAEIAYAAGFDTPAYFSKLYKEHFGRDASELI comes from the coding sequence ATGTCCCCTTATACCCGCCGCCTAACCTTTAGTAAAGCAGTTTTAACCTGCGTGATGCTATTTGCGGCATTCTACGGCCAGGCGCAGCAGCAACCAGCGGCTGCCGACCCTCTTTCAAGGCTTAAAGACCTTACCGAAGTTAAAGACATTAAACTATTTGGCGATTCGTTACTTAAAAAGGCACGGCAGCAAAATAACAAAGTGTTGGAAGGGCGGATACTTTCTGCCGTATCTTACAAATGTTATAAGGCCGGCGAAGAAATAGAGGCGCTAAAATATGCGCAACAAGGTGCTGTTGTAGCACCCAAAAGCGATTCCGTAACCTATGTGCGTCTCAGGACGCTTATTGCCTGGATGTACAGCCGTCAGGGTAACAGCAAGGAGGCACTAAAAATTGCCTTCGCCGTGTTGAGAGAGAGCGAGCAAGCAGGGTGGAAAGCGCTTGTTGTCGATTGTAAGATCTGTATCTCTGACCTTTTCCGTCCTGTTAAAAATGCTGCTAATGCTATCGCCTACGCCGACCAGGCTGCGAAAGAATCCCTGGCGATAAAAGACACCATCCGGTATGTGAATGCGATAAGCATGCTTGCCAATGCCTACTCAAACAACCCCAAACCTAATAGCGATCTCCCCCCGGAAAACCTTCGTAAAGCTGTTTACTACTTGGAAACCTTGTTAAAAAAGCCTTTTGAGGACAAGCTGAACTTGTTTGCCAAAGTGAACATAATGGGCAACCTGGGCATGTTCTACCAGGACCAAAACCGTTTTAATGAAGCGGAGAAGATAACCCTTGCCGCTTACGAACTTGCTAAAAAAAACAACTTTGTATCACTGCAAAAACACGATTTGCGGGAATTGATGACCATAGAGATTGGCCGCAAAGATTTTAAAAAAGCAGTTGAGTATGGCGAACGGGCACTTGCCACACAGGCAGAAGCCAACAGCAGCAGGTTAATGCTGGTATCAACCTACAGGCGGTTAACGGAGGCTTATACAGGTGTAGGCAACTACAAGTTGGCCTTAAAATACTCCGAGAAGACGAGAGATTTAAACGACAGCTTACTATCTGAAGATCAGCAACGCATCGCATCAGACCTGGATAAACGGTATAAAGCAGACACACAACTGCTGGTAGCCGCACATAACAACACCATGCTTACACAGCAGCGCAACTTTATCATCCTGCTGGGATCTGTAGTTTTAGTCATCTTAACAATAGTATACACATGGATTGCTGGCAGGAAAAAGCGCGAAGCGGCCGCCCTGGCCGAAGAACACCGGCAACTGGCACAGTTGGATACCATGAAAAACCGCTTTCTTGCCAACATTAGCCATGAACTAAAAACACCCCTGACATTAATTATGGGGCCGGCCGAGCAACTACTGAACCATAACGTAGTTCCTGAACAACAAAAAAGCAACCTGCTTGCCATACAGCGGAATGGTAAGAAACTGCTGGATATTGTAAACGAACTTTTGGATTTGGGTAAAATTGAGTCGGGCAATATAACACTGAAACCGTCAACGGTTAACATCCATGAACTTATCACGCTGATATTCCAGAGCTTTACCTCGGCAGCCGAATACAAGAAGGTGAGCTACTCGCTTAGCTGTGATATTGATAGGGCCCTTACGATCTCCATTGACAGGGATAAGTTCGAAAAGATAGCTAACAATTTAATCAGCAATGCCCTAAAATTTACCCCAGCGAGCCATGCTGTTAACGTTAAAGCCACAACAACAAACGGCTTTGTTAACTTTACCGTACATGATAATGGGGACGGGATTCACCCGGATGATGTCCCTTATATTTTTGACAGGTATTTTCAAAGCAACCGCAACACTCCTGCAGAAGGAGGTACCGGTATAGGGCTTTCTATTGCGAAAGAGTTTGCTGAGTTGATGGGCGGTACTGTCAAAGTCGAAAGCAGCTACGGATTGGGCAGTACTTTTACAGCGGAGATACCAATAGTTGCCGCAACAAAGCAAGACAAAGCGCCGAAAGATGCCAAGCAATTAAGCATAATTGCAAAAACAACCTTTTTACCTGTTACGGAAAGCAGCACCATATTGCTGGTAGAAGACCACCGGGAAATGGCAGATTACATCATCTCAATTATCGGGCAGGATTATCAGGTCCTTACAGCGGACAGTGGCATTAGTGCGCTGTCTTCGTTAGATAGCATTAACCGCTTGCCTGATCTAATAATTTCCGACGTGATGATGCCCGGTATGGATGGCTTTACCTTGCTGGATCACCTTAAAGCACACCCAAAATACTTTAAAATACCGGTAATTATGCTCACCGCACTTGCTGATAGCAAAAGCAAAATGCGCGCCTTGCACACCGGGGTAGATGATTACCTTACTAAACCTTTTATGCGGGATGAGTTGCTTGCACGTGCCGCTAACCTTATAAATAATGCAGCTTTTCGCGACAAACCAGCGCCCGACGAGCAGAAAGAAGACTCTTTGTTGGTTTTACCGGTAGCTTGTGCCCAAACAGACCCCGAGCCCCTACGCGATCTGTCGCCTTCGGACATGGCATGGTTGGCTACACTGGAGGATACTGTAAGAAAATTCATCGGCAAAACAGACCTCAACCTGGCTATGCTAAGCTATGAAATGGCAATAAGCGAGCGCCAGCTTTTCAGGCGTATAAAAGCCATCACCGGCCTTACCCCTAACAAATACATCCGCACTATTCGCCTCCAGATAGCCCGTGAGGCAATAGAGAGCGGCCGTTACCGCACCGTTGCGGAAATAGCCTATGCGGCAGGTTTTGATACCCCTGCTTATTTCAGCAAGCTCTATAAGGAGCATTTTGGCCGCGATGCGTCAGAACTAATATAA